The Vibrio rhizosphaerae genome contains the following window.
AACATTTATTAATTGGACTAGAATCACACATTGTGGAGTAGGCATTTCGATGGTTACTCCATAATTCCGTACTGGAAAAGTGTCACGCACAGGGCAAACCATCTGAAAAGATGGGACGCAAAGCCTCCGGCCTAAACCATGAAAATGATAGGTAGCGGGGTTACCGATGGCAAAAATGCATTTCACATTCGTCAATCTTTGACGTTTTGTTAACATACTTTCTGCATTCTTTTGCTAAATTCTCGGACCTGATTTTGGTGGCGTATTCATTTAAAAATACACCGAGACGTAAAGCATGGACAAACCAATTCTTAAAGATTCAATGCGGCTTTTTGAACAACTAGGCCGTGTCAAATCACGCTCAATGTTCGGCGGGTTTGGTATTTTCGTAAACGACATTATGTTTGCACTTGTCGTTCAAGACAAACTTCATATACGGGCAGACAATCACTCACTGGAGACGTTTAAAGCAAAAGGGTTTGAACCTTATGTGTATACAAAACGTGGTTTTCCGGTTGTGACCAAGTATTTTGCGCTTCCTGCAGACTACTGGAATGATGTAGATACAATTTTCAACATTGCAAAGCAAGCCTACTTAAATGCGAAAGATGAAAAAACGACGCATGTAGAGGCAAAACCGCAGCGATTGAAAGATCTGCCTAATCTTCGCTTGGCAACCGAACGGATGCTACGCAAAGCTGGAATTAATTCTGTTGAAGAACTTCATCAAAAAGGATCTCTCAGCGCATATAAAGCGATTCTAAGCTCTCATCCTTCAACACAACCGCCACTAGAGCTCTTATGGGCATTAGAGGGTGCAATTGAAGGAAAACACTGGTCTGTAATTTCTCAGGCAAGACGTGATGAGCTGGCTCAGCAAATTTAATTGAACGATCAAACTTTCCACTATCGTATACATGTTTCACCGTATACAACCCCATTTGATCGTCGAGTCAAAAC
Protein-coding sequences here:
- a CDS encoding TfoX/Sxy family DNA transformation protein codes for the protein MDKPILKDSMRLFEQLGRVKSRSMFGGFGIFVNDIMFALVVQDKLHIRADNHSLETFKAKGFEPYVYTKRGFPVVTKYFALPADYWNDVDTIFNIAKQAYLNAKDEKTTHVEAKPQRLKDLPNLRLATERMLRKAGINSVEELHQKGSLSAYKAILSSHPSTQPPLELLWALEGAIEGKHWSVISQARRDELAQQI